The following coding sequences lie in one Paraburkholderia largidicola genomic window:
- a CDS encoding response regulator has product MNSPAGAARLILVDDHPLVRDGLRARLDAVPGFAVVGEAGNADEALTLAAAHEPDLVLMDVGMRGMNGIALAALFHERFPGIRVLMLSMHDNVEYVTQAVRAGASGYVLKDSPGAEIIRAIGAVLDGKTYFSEGLSARLIHASAMRDPIERLTPRERDILDQLAEGLSSKQIAQRNGLSVRTVETHRLNLKRKLEIEGQAELIKFAVEHRRTG; this is encoded by the coding sequence ATGAACAGTCCAGCGGGCGCGGCGCGCCTTATCCTCGTCGACGATCATCCCCTCGTGCGCGATGGCTTGCGCGCGCGGCTCGACGCCGTGCCGGGCTTCGCCGTGGTCGGCGAAGCGGGCAACGCCGACGAAGCATTGACGCTCGCGGCCGCGCACGAGCCGGACCTCGTGCTGATGGACGTCGGCATGCGCGGGATGAACGGCATTGCGCTCGCGGCGCTGTTCCATGAGCGCTTTCCTGGCATCCGCGTGCTGATGCTGTCGATGCACGACAACGTCGAATACGTGACCCAGGCGGTGCGCGCGGGCGCGAGCGGTTACGTGCTGAAGGATTCGCCGGGCGCGGAGATCATCCGCGCGATCGGCGCCGTGCTCGACGGCAAGACTTACTTCAGCGAAGGGCTCAGCGCGCGGCTGATTCATGCGTCGGCAATGCGCGATCCGATCGAACGTCTGACGCCGCGCGAGCGCGATATCCTCGATCAGCTCGCCGAAGGGCTGTCGAGCAAGCAGATCGCGCAACGTAATGGTCTGTCCGTGCGCACGGTCGAGACGCACCGGCTCAATCTGAAGCGCAAGCTGGAGATCGAAGGGCAGGCCGAGCTGATCAAGTTTGCGGTGGAGCATCGGCGCACGGGCTGA
- a CDS encoding zinc-binding alcohol dehydrogenase family protein, whose amino-acid sequence MRAIVLEKFGGIDSLVYTELPEPEPLEGHVVIEIKAFGVNHAEMHMRRGEWAEAAKVSGIECVGIVKSCPGGEFPVGAKVAALMGGLGRTINGSYAQYTRAPVSNVALIESDLPWAELAAIPETYATAWTCLFRNLELTAGQTVVIRGATSSFGQAAVNLAVNAGAKVIATTRNPARFDMLKALGAERVELEGPDLSKRIAEAKQIDAVLDLVGNSVILDSLAMLRRGGRACLAGWLGGLAPIADFNPLLQMASGVYLTFFGSFVFGTPGFPLSDVPLQTIAADVAAGRLKAKPSRVFSFDQIHEAHRVMEANEAGGKMVVVH is encoded by the coding sequence ATGCGCGCCATCGTGCTCGAAAAGTTCGGCGGTATCGACAGCCTCGTCTATACGGAACTGCCGGAACCGGAACCGCTGGAAGGTCACGTCGTCATCGAAATCAAGGCGTTCGGCGTCAACCACGCCGAAATGCATATGCGGCGCGGCGAATGGGCCGAAGCCGCCAAGGTGAGCGGCATCGAATGCGTGGGCATCGTGAAGTCATGTCCCGGCGGTGAATTTCCTGTCGGTGCGAAAGTCGCCGCGCTGATGGGCGGCCTCGGTCGCACGATCAACGGCAGCTACGCGCAATACACGCGGGCCCCGGTATCGAATGTCGCGCTGATCGAATCCGATCTGCCGTGGGCCGAACTCGCGGCCATTCCCGAAACCTACGCAACAGCGTGGACCTGCCTGTTCCGCAACCTCGAACTCACCGCGGGCCAAACGGTGGTGATTCGCGGCGCGACTTCTTCGTTTGGACAGGCCGCTGTGAATCTCGCCGTGAATGCGGGCGCGAAAGTGATCGCGACGACGCGCAATCCGGCGCGCTTCGACATGCTCAAAGCACTCGGTGCGGAACGTGTCGAACTGGAAGGCCCCGATCTGTCGAAGCGCATCGCGGAAGCGAAGCAGATCGACGCCGTGCTCGATCTGGTCGGCAACAGCGTGATTCTCGATTCGCTCGCGATGCTGCGCCGTGGCGGCCGCGCGTGTCTCGCTGGCTGGCTTGGCGGTCTCGCGCCGATCGCGGATTTCAATCCGTTGCTGCAAATGGCGAGCGGCGTGTATCTGACGTTCTTCGGCAGCTTCGTATTCGGCACGCCGGGTTTTCCGCTGTCGGATGTGCCGCTGCAAACCATCGCCGCCGATGTCGCTGCCGGCCGCCTCAAGGCCAAGCCCTCGCGCGTGTTCTCCTTCGATCAGATTCACGAAGCGCACCGTGTCATGGAAGCGAATGAAGCGGGCGGCAAGATGGTCGTCGTTCACTGA
- a CDS encoding SDR family oxidoreductase: protein MAGKVAIVTGASQGIGRSTAIRLAKDFDALVLVARNRENLEETARAVIDAGAKALTLDIDLSLPNAAQEVVDQALASFGRIDALLNIAGAVPQIDVFDMTDEQWEHGLALKLHGARRLTIAAWPALKAASGSVVLMSGNSALFPKAPYAAVGTINAAIVALAKAFSDRGIEDGVQVNSVLPGPVMTGRRRSYLEHWAPLHDMTVEEATAKFPKEAGIARYGEPEEIAELMAFIVSPGAHWMTGSTLRMDGGEVKSI, encoded by the coding sequence ATGGCAGGCAAAGTAGCGATCGTCACGGGCGCGAGCCAGGGTATTGGCCGTTCGACGGCGATCAGACTCGCGAAGGACTTCGACGCGCTCGTGCTGGTCGCGCGCAATCGCGAGAACCTGGAAGAAACGGCGCGGGCCGTGATCGATGCGGGCGCGAAGGCGCTGACGCTCGACATCGACCTGTCGCTGCCGAACGCCGCGCAGGAAGTCGTCGATCAGGCGCTCGCGTCGTTCGGGCGGATCGACGCGTTGCTCAACATCGCGGGCGCGGTGCCGCAGATCGACGTGTTCGACATGACCGACGAGCAGTGGGAACACGGCCTTGCATTGAAACTGCACGGCGCGCGGCGGCTGACGATCGCAGCGTGGCCTGCGTTGAAGGCGGCGTCGGGCTCGGTCGTGCTGATGTCGGGCAACTCGGCACTGTTTCCGAAAGCGCCGTACGCGGCCGTCGGCACGATCAACGCGGCGATCGTCGCATTGGCGAAGGCGTTTTCGGATCGCGGCATCGAAGACGGCGTGCAGGTCAACAGCGTGCTGCCCGGCCCGGTGATGACCGGGCGTCGCCGGTCATATCTGGAGCATTGGGCGCCGCTGCACGACATGACCGTCGAAGAAGCGACGGCGAAGTTTCCGAAGGAAGCGGGCATTGCGCGGTACGGCGAGCCCGAGGAAATTGCCGAGCTGATGGCGTTCATCGTGTCGCCCGGTGCGCACTGGATGACGGGATCGACGCTGCGCATGGACGGCGGAGAAGTGAAATCGATCTGA
- a CDS encoding Vgb family protein, whose protein sequence is MKRSPAEIVREYGPFPGIGDVHGVTYDGQHVWFASGEAVNALDPSSGKTVRSIEVPATAGTAFDGHHLYQIAGDQIRKVDPQTGAVLTTIPAPAGSNSGLAWAEGALWVGQYQERKIVQLDPQTGAVLRTIESNRFVTGVTWVDGELWHGTWEGDESDLRHVDPATGEVLEMLDMPEGVRVSGVESDGAEQFFCGGGNSGKLRAVRRPKRDTRSSDAQSPVDATSD, encoded by the coding sequence ATGAAACGCTCACCTGCTGAAATCGTGCGTGAATATGGACCTTTTCCGGGCATCGGCGACGTGCACGGTGTCACTTACGACGGCCAGCATGTGTGGTTCGCGTCGGGCGAAGCGGTGAACGCGCTCGACCCATCGAGCGGAAAAACGGTGCGTTCGATCGAGGTCCCCGCAACGGCAGGCACGGCGTTCGACGGACACCACCTGTACCAGATCGCCGGTGACCAGATCCGCAAGGTCGATCCGCAGACGGGGGCCGTGCTCACGACGATTCCCGCGCCTGCCGGCAGCAATTCAGGACTCGCGTGGGCGGAAGGCGCGCTGTGGGTCGGGCAGTATCAGGAACGCAAGATCGTTCAACTCGATCCGCAGACGGGCGCGGTCCTACGCACGATCGAATCGAACCGTTTCGTGACGGGCGTGACGTGGGTGGATGGCGAGTTGTGGCACGGTACGTGGGAAGGCGACGAGAGCGATTTGCGCCATGTCGATCCCGCCACAGGTGAAGTGCTGGAAATGCTCGATATGCCGGAGGGCGTCCGTGTGTCGGGGGTCGAGTCGGATGGTGCGGAACAGTTCTTCTGCGGCGGCGGCAACAGCGGAAAACTGCGCGCGGTCCGCCGGCCGAAGCGGGACACGCGTAGCAGCGATGCGCAATCTCCCGTCGACGCGACAAGCGACTGA
- a CDS encoding cache domain-containing protein — protein sequence MKLKAKIFLLALVPFLAAIAGIALGVRHQATALASAQHDTTQSAYMASKEIELRHYVDLATSAIKPLYDEAGVNARDDAMLRNRALAMLEKMDFGQDGYFFVYDMHGRSLMHPREPDLVGRDLWTLRDPAGSLTIQQLIAAAAEGGGYVRYVWHRPSTGKLAPKLGYVVPLPRWGWMLGTGIYLDDVDTTLARIDQRASSDIEHTMLWIGAIALAGLCVIAVCALVLNVSEYRSADAKLKRLAQQVVESQENERARLSRELHDGISQMLVSVKLLLESALARFELTEPRVQPAEAALSTGIGRLGDALREVRRISHALRPSMLDDLGLAAALEQLTRELSTQSHLAIGFTQIVHDHAAQLPDTVKTALFRIAQEALTNIFRHAQATQAAVALEVTARRVTLSISDDGRGFDVERVQTDPSAGVGLRNMRERLEPLNGELQLVSRPGHTLVTATAPLFAQAALHIEMQADPS from the coding sequence ATGAAACTCAAGGCAAAGATCTTCCTGCTCGCCCTCGTGCCGTTTCTGGCCGCGATCGCGGGCATTGCGCTCGGCGTGCGTCATCAGGCCACCGCGCTCGCGAGCGCGCAGCACGACACGACGCAATCGGCCTATATGGCGAGCAAGGAAATCGAGCTGCGCCATTACGTCGACCTTGCCACCAGCGCGATCAAGCCGCTCTACGACGAAGCGGGCGTCAATGCGCGCGACGACGCGATGCTGCGCAACCGCGCGCTCGCGATGCTCGAAAAAATGGACTTCGGCCAGGACGGCTACTTCTTCGTCTACGACATGCATGGCCGCTCGCTGATGCATCCGCGCGAGCCGGATCTCGTCGGCCGCGATCTGTGGACCTTGCGCGATCCTGCAGGCTCGCTGACCATCCAGCAACTCATCGCGGCGGCTGCCGAGGGCGGCGGCTATGTGCGCTATGTGTGGCATCGTCCGTCGACGGGCAAGCTCGCGCCGAAGCTCGGCTATGTCGTGCCGCTGCCGCGCTGGGGCTGGATGCTCGGCACGGGCATCTATCTTGACGACGTCGATACGACGCTCGCGCGCATCGACCAGCGCGCATCGTCCGATATCGAGCACACCATGCTATGGATCGGCGCGATCGCGCTCGCGGGGCTGTGCGTGATCGCCGTGTGCGCGCTGGTGCTGAACGTCAGCGAATACCGCAGCGCCGACGCGAAGCTCAAGCGCCTCGCGCAGCAGGTGGTCGAATCGCAGGAAAACGAACGGGCGCGGCTGTCGCGCGAACTGCATGACGGCATCAGCCAGATGCTCGTTTCCGTGAAGCTGCTGCTGGAGTCGGCGCTCGCGCGTTTCGAACTGACCGAGCCGCGCGTGCAGCCGGCGGAAGCGGCGCTGTCCACGGGCATCGGGCGGCTCGGCGACGCGCTGCGCGAAGTGCGCCGCATCTCCCATGCGCTGCGTCCGTCGATGCTCGACGATCTCGGTCTTGCCGCCGCACTCGAACAACTGACGCGCGAATTGAGCACGCAAAGCCATCTCGCGATCGGCTTTACGCAGATCGTCCACGATCATGCCGCGCAATTGCCCGACACGGTCAAGACGGCGCTGTTCCGCATTGCGCAGGAAGCGTTGACGAACATCTTCCGGCACGCGCAGGCGACGCAGGCCGCCGTCGCGCTGGAAGTCACGGCGCGCCGCGTCACGCTGTCGATCAGCGACGATGGCCGCGGCTTCGATGTCGAACGGGTGCAGACTGACCCAAGCGCGGGCGTCGGCTTGCGCAACATGCGCGAGCGGCTGGAGCCGCTGAACGGCGAGTTGCAGCTCGTGTCGCGGCCGGGCCATACCCTCGTCACGGCGACTGCGCCGCTTTTCGCGCAGGCAGCGCTTCACATCGAAATGCAGGCAGACCCTTCATGA
- a CDS encoding helix-turn-helix domain-containing protein, which translates to MDATLVAAARSLAAGNPLGALNRVALRGDAPALALRGIAMAQLGDLVRAKSLIRSAARAFGPRDAVARARCVVAEAEIALASRDLGWPAKSLEAARQTLEAHDDRLNAAHARNLQVRRLLLIGHLDEAERLLDGFDAAPFPPASSAAHELIVAGIAMRRLRTKTARAALARAERAARHAAIPGLAAEVESAARLLDTPAARLIAGGEERLLLLEDVEALMASKALVIDACRYAVRDGDHVVALATRPVLFTLARTLAEAWPQDVPRDTLIERAFRMKHADETHRARLRVEIGRLRTVLGALADIDATKRGFALTPHRASEVVVLARPVEEEHASLLALLADGESWSSSALALALGASQRTVQRALDTLASAGKVQSFGQGRARRWMMPPMPGFATALLLPATLPIG; encoded by the coding sequence ATGGACGCAACCCTCGTAGCCGCCGCGCGCTCGCTCGCCGCGGGTAATCCGCTCGGCGCGCTGAATCGCGTCGCGTTGCGCGGCGACGCGCCCGCGCTCGCGCTGCGCGGCATCGCGATGGCGCAACTCGGCGATCTCGTGCGCGCGAAGTCGCTGATACGCAGCGCGGCGCGCGCCTTCGGTCCGAGGGACGCCGTGGCCCGCGCGCGATGCGTGGTCGCCGAAGCGGAGATCGCACTCGCCTCGCGCGATCTCGGCTGGCCCGCGAAATCGCTCGAAGCCGCACGCCAGACGCTCGAAGCGCACGACGACCGTCTGAACGCCGCGCACGCGCGCAATCTTCAGGTGCGCCGTCTGCTGCTGATCGGGCATCTCGACGAGGCCGAACGTCTGCTCGACGGGTTCGATGCCGCGCCCTTTCCACCGGCATCGAGCGCCGCGCACGAACTGATCGTCGCGGGCATCGCGATGCGGCGTCTGCGCACGAAGACGGCGCGCGCCGCGCTTGCGAGAGCCGAACGTGCCGCGCGTCATGCCGCCATTCCAGGGCTCGCGGCGGAAGTCGAAAGCGCGGCGCGCCTGCTGGATACGCCCGCCGCGCGCCTGATCGCAGGCGGCGAAGAGCGGCTTCTGCTGCTGGAAGATGTCGAAGCCTTGATGGCGTCGAAAGCACTCGTCATCGACGCTTGCCGTTATGCCGTGCGCGATGGCGACCACGTCGTCGCGCTGGCCACGCGCCCCGTGCTGTTCACGCTTGCGCGTACGCTCGCCGAAGCCTGGCCGCAAGACGTGCCGCGCGACACGCTGATCGAACGCGCGTTCCGCATGAAACACGCGGATGAAACGCATCGCGCGCGTCTGCGTGTCGAGATCGGACGGCTGCGTACCGTACTTGGCGCGCTTGCCGATATCGATGCAACGAAGCGCGGCTTCGCACTGACGCCGCACCGCGCATCCGAAGTCGTCGTGCTGGCGCGGCCCGTCGAAGAAGAACACGCATCGTTGCTGGCCTTGCTGGCGGACGGCGAATCGTGGTCCAGTTCGGCGCTCGCGCTCGCGCTCGGCGCGAGTCAACGCACCGTGCAGCGCGCGCTCGATACCCTCGCGTCGGCGGGCAAGGTGCAGTCGTTCGGCCAGGGCCGCGCGCGCCGCTGGATGATGCCGCCCATGCCCGGATTCGCGACGGCCTTGTTACTCCCCGCCACGCTGCCAATCGGCTAG
- a CDS encoding YbdD/YjiX family protein codes for MFSGLRDDVVNAGRYLGQAMRLMVGLPDYETYVSHMGAVHPDRPVMTYEEFFRERQVARYAGGAGKCC; via the coding sequence ATGTTCTCTGGACTTCGGGATGATGTGGTCAATGCCGGGCGGTATCTCGGGCAGGCTATGCGGTTGATGGTCGGTCTGCCCGATTATGAGACTTACGTCTCGCATATGGGTGCTGTGCATCCTGATCGCCCTGTGATGACTTATGAGGAGTTTTTTCGGGAGCGGCAGGTGGCGAGATATGCCGGCGGCGCTGGGAAGTGTTGTTGA
- a CDS encoding carbon starvation CstA family protein: MNRASSLLIWTAVALLGAFAFGTIALAHGEKVSALWVVIAAVCVYLIAYRFYSRFIANHVLQLDGQRMTPAVRNNDGLDYVPTNKYVLFGHHFAAIAGAGPLVGPVLAAQMGYVPGMLWILAGVVFAGAVQDFIVLFISTRRDGRSLGDLVKMELGTVPGVIALFGAFLIMVIILAVLALIVVKALTNSPWGTFTVAATIPIALFMGVYTRFIRPGRIGEVSVIGFVLLMASIVFGQSVHDNATLAAWFTFSGTQLTWILIGYGFVASVLPVWLLLAPRDYLSTFLKIGTILGLAIGILVVAPELKMPALTKFVDGTGPVWSGNLFPFLFITIACGAVSGFHALISSGTTPKLLDNEKNARFIGYGAMLMESFVAIMALVAAAVIEPGIYFAMNAPAAVLGTTPDAVAQTVSQWGFMLTPEMLTQTAQAVGETTIVARAGGAPTLAVGMAQILHQVIGGQAMMAFWYHFAILFEALFILTAVDAGTRAGRFMLQDLLGTFHPALKRTESLPANLIATALCVAAWGYFLYQGVVDPLGGINTLWPLFGISNQMLAGIALVLGTVVLFKMKRERFAWVTLVPTVWLLVCTMTAGWQKIFDANPKVGFLAHAAKLGASADAGKIIAPAKSIEQMHRIMFNDYVDAALAGLFIFVVVSVVFYGVLAVVRARRADRPTVRETPFEILPAGQRASGTQ, encoded by the coding sequence ATGAACCGGGCATCCAGTTTACTCATCTGGACAGCGGTTGCGCTTCTCGGCGCATTCGCGTTCGGCACCATCGCGCTCGCGCACGGCGAGAAGGTCAGCGCCCTCTGGGTCGTGATCGCCGCCGTCTGCGTCTATCTGATCGCTTATCGCTTTTACAGCCGCTTCATCGCGAACCATGTCCTGCAACTCGACGGGCAACGCATGACGCCCGCGGTGCGGAACAACGATGGTCTCGACTACGTGCCGACCAACAAGTACGTGCTGTTCGGCCACCACTTCGCGGCGATTGCGGGCGCAGGCCCGCTGGTCGGCCCGGTGCTCGCCGCGCAGATGGGCTACGTGCCCGGCATGCTGTGGATTCTTGCAGGCGTGGTGTTTGCCGGCGCCGTGCAGGACTTCATCGTGCTGTTCATCTCGACGCGCCGCGACGGCCGCTCGCTCGGCGATCTCGTCAAGATGGAGCTAGGCACCGTGCCCGGCGTGATCGCGCTGTTCGGCGCGTTCCTCATCATGGTGATCATCCTGGCCGTGCTCGCGCTGATCGTCGTGAAGGCGCTGACCAATTCGCCGTGGGGCACGTTCACGGTCGCCGCGACGATCCCGATTGCGCTGTTCATGGGCGTCTATACGCGCTTCATCCGGCCGGGCCGCATTGGCGAAGTGTCGGTGATCGGCTTCGTGCTGCTGATGGCATCGATCGTGTTCGGTCAGAGCGTGCACGACAATGCCACGCTCGCCGCGTGGTTCACGTTCAGCGGCACGCAGCTGACGTGGATTCTGATCGGCTACGGCTTTGTGGCATCGGTGCTGCCCGTGTGGCTGCTGCTTGCGCCGCGCGATTATCTGTCGACGTTCCTGAAGATCGGCACGATTCTCGGTCTGGCGATCGGCATTCTCGTCGTCGCGCCGGAACTCAAGATGCCTGCGCTGACGAAGTTCGTCGACGGCACGGGTCCTGTGTGGTCGGGCAACCTGTTCCCGTTCCTGTTCATCACGATTGCTTGCGGCGCGGTGTCGGGTTTCCATGCACTGATCTCGTCGGGCACGACACCGAAGCTGCTCGACAATGAAAAGAACGCGCGCTTCATCGGTTATGGCGCGATGCTGATGGAATCGTTCGTCGCGATCATGGCGCTGGTGGCGGCTGCCGTGATCGAGCCGGGCATCTACTTCGCGATGAACGCACCCGCTGCCGTGCTCGGCACGACGCCTGATGCGGTAGCGCAGACCGTCTCGCAATGGGGCTTCATGCTGACGCCGGAGATGCTGACGCAAACCGCGCAGGCTGTCGGCGAAACGACGATCGTCGCGCGTGCGGGCGGCGCGCCGACACTCGCGGTGGGTATGGCGCAGATTCTCCATCAGGTGATCGGCGGACAGGCGATGATGGCGTTCTGGTATCACTTCGCCATTCTGTTCGAAGCGCTCTTCATCCTGACGGCTGTCGATGCGGGCACGCGTGCGGGCCGCTTCATGCTGCAGGATCTGCTGGGCACGTTCCACCCTGCTCTCAAGCGCACGGAATCGCTGCCGGCGAATCTGATTGCGACTGCGCTATGCGTGGCCGCGTGGGGTTACTTCCTGTATCAGGGCGTGGTCGATCCGCTGGGCGGCATCAATACGCTGTGGCCGCTGTTCGGCATCTCGAACCAGATGCTGGCAGGGATTGCGCTGGTGCTCGGCACGGTGGTGCTGTTCAAGATGAAGCGCGAGCGTTTTGCGTGGGTGACGCTGGTGCCGACCGTCTGGTTGCTGGTTTGCACGATGACGGCTGGCTGGCAGAAGATTTTCGACGCGAATCCGAAGGTTGGGTTTCTGGCGCATGCTGCGAAGCTCGGTGCATCTGCCGATGCGGGCAAGATCATTGCGCCGGCCAAGTCGATCGAGCAGATGCATCGGATCATGTTCAACGACTATGTGGATGCTGCGCTGGCTGGGTTGTTCATTTTTGTGGTGGTTAGTGTGGTGTTTTATGGTGTGCTGGCGGTGGTTCGTGCGCGACGCGCGGATCGGCCGACTGTGCGGGAGACGCCGTTTGAGATTCTGCCTGCCGGGCAGCGTGCAAGCGGTACGCAATAA
- a CDS encoding DUF899 domain-containing protein yields MSKHTVATRDAWLKARLELLAEEKALTRRSDALARQREALPWVKIDKPYRFETEQGSATLPDLFRGRSQLIVYHFMFGPDYTAGCPSCSAIADGFDGVAVHLANHDVTLTAVSRAPLAKLQAYKARMGWKFPWASADGSDFNFDFSVSFTEAQQRTGDIEYNFERAGHAMDMTPAPEPVVRFAASCGTDVPTYSRDRPGISTFVLEDGVVYHAYSTYARGVDGLWGMYQWLDRAPKGRNESGIWWRRHDEYARG; encoded by the coding sequence ATGAGCAAGCACACGGTCGCCACACGCGACGCATGGCTGAAGGCACGCCTCGAACTGCTGGCGGAAGAGAAGGCGCTGACGCGGCGCAGCGACGCACTCGCGCGGCAGCGTGAGGCGCTGCCCTGGGTGAAGATCGACAAGCCGTACCGTTTCGAGACCGAGCAAGGCAGCGCGACACTGCCCGATCTTTTCAGAGGACGCTCGCAACTGATCGTCTATCACTTCATGTTCGGCCCCGACTACACGGCGGGTTGCCCGTCGTGCTCGGCGATTGCGGATGGCTTCGACGGCGTGGCCGTGCATCTCGCGAATCATGATGTGACGCTGACGGCCGTGTCGCGTGCGCCGCTCGCGAAGTTGCAGGCGTACAAGGCGCGGATGGGATGGAAGTTTCCGTGGGCGTCGGCGGATGGCAGCGATTTCAATTTCGATTTCAGCGTGTCGTTCACGGAAGCGCAGCAACGCACGGGCGACATCGAATACAACTTCGAGCGGGCCGGCCATGCGATGGATATGACGCCCGCGCCGGAACCCGTCGTCCGGTTCGCGGCCAGTTGCGGCACCGATGTGCCTACGTATTCGCGCGACCGGCCGGGCATCAGCACCTTCGTGCTCGAGGACGGCGTCGTGTATCACGCGTATTCGACCTACGCGCGCGGCGTGGATGGACTGTGGGGCATGTACCAGTGGCTCGACCGCGCGCCGAAAGGGCGTAACGAGAGCGGCATCTGGTGGCGCCGTCACGACGAGTACGCACGCGGCTGA
- a CDS encoding zinc ribbon domain-containing protein YjdM, translating to MSTLPPCPTCNSGFTYEDGGLYICPECAHEWSAQSVTPTEPAAKVYRDSAGNVLQDGDTVTVIKDLKLKGSGGVIKMGTKVKNIRLVDSDHDIDCKIDGFGAMSLKSEFVRKV from the coding sequence ATGAGCACGCTGCCACCCTGTCCGACATGCAACTCCGGGTTCACGTACGAAGACGGGGGCCTCTATATCTGCCCGGAATGCGCGCATGAATGGTCGGCGCAGTCAGTGACGCCGACCGAGCCGGCCGCAAAGGTCTATCGCGATTCGGCGGGCAATGTCCTGCAGGACGGCGATACCGTCACGGTCATCAAGGACCTGAAACTGAAGGGCTCGGGAGGCGTGATCAAGATGGGCACGAAGGTAAAGAACATCCGGCTGGTGGACAGCGATCACGATATCGACTGCAAGATCGACGGCTTTGGCGCGATGAGTCTGAAATCGGAATTCGTCAGGAAGGTGTGA
- a CDS encoding DUF2182 domain-containing protein encodes MRTDSARPLMNAGASRRTFFGVTALVFVACAALTVIGCLSMSAMGELPMPGGWSLSMTWAPMCGQKWPRVAATFVGMWIVMMVAMMLPSLAPVLWRYHEAIGRKGVTGVALVAAGYFFAWAVLGVIVFALGFALMTLVLQMPLLARAVPLTAGCVVLLAGIAQFSAWKSRYLACSRMLTAPGSASDAWAYGTRLGAHCIVCCAGLTSVLLVSGMMDLRAMALVTLAITAERLAPSPERVAQAIGVIVVIKGLWMLLQSS; translated from the coding sequence ATGCGTACGGATAGCGCGCGGCCTCTGATGAATGCGGGTGCCTCGCGGCGCACGTTCTTCGGCGTGACGGCGCTCGTTTTCGTCGCGTGCGCGGCGCTGACGGTGATCGGATGCCTGTCGATGTCGGCGATGGGCGAACTGCCGATGCCGGGCGGCTGGTCGCTGTCGATGACATGGGCGCCGATGTGCGGTCAGAAATGGCCGCGCGTCGCCGCCACGTTCGTCGGCATGTGGATCGTGATGATGGTCGCGATGATGCTGCCGTCGCTTGCGCCTGTGTTGTGGCGTTATCACGAAGCCATCGGTAGAAAGGGCGTAACGGGTGTTGCGCTGGTGGCAGCAGGCTACTTCTTCGCGTGGGCGGTTCTGGGCGTGATCGTGTTTGCGCTGGGCTTCGCGCTGATGACGCTTGTGTTGCAAATGCCGTTGCTGGCTCGCGCTGTGCCTCTCACGGCAGGCTGTGTCGTGCTGCTCGCAGGGATAGCGCAGTTCAGCGCATGGAAGTCGCGTTATCTGGCGTGCAGCCGAATGCTGACCGCGCCAGGCAGCGCGAGCGACGCGTGGGCATATGGGACACGCCTCGGCGCGCATTGCATCGTGTGCTGCGCGGGATTGACGTCGGTGCTTCTCGTCAGCGGCATGATGGACCTGCGTGCGATGGCACTCGTCACGCTAGCGATCACAGCCGAACGTCTCGCGCCATCTCCCGAACGCGTTGCGCAAGCGATAGGCGTCATCGTCGTGATTAAAGGCTTATGGATGCTCTTGCAGTCATCCTGA